From the Candidatus Hinthialibacter antarcticus genome, the window CATGACTTACCTCGCAGAGTTGTTAGAGCGATACAACTTTGACAAGCGCGGCGATTTGCCGGTGCATTATTTCATTGATACGGACGGGATTACTTATGCGGGGCGCCAGTACATCACTCCCGCGTTAATTTATGAGGGCGACGCTTTCACTAAGCGCAAGGTCGAATTGCCCAATCGGGAAGACCTGATCCGCGCGCGCATGGCGCGTCACTCGGCAGACCATTTAGATTTAGACGGCTACCTGGTCATCATGTTGTTAGGCGATTACGATGAGCGGCTGGTTTCCAAAGTGCAAGAGAAAGCGCTGTTTCAATTGATTGCCCATCAGCTCTTTCAACACCAGTTGCCGCGTGAATCCATTACCTTGCTGAGTTCCTTGCATCCCGAAACCAACAACCCGGGTTTTTACTTGAAAAATTACTTGAACTGGTCTACGTTGGAACAGAATTTACCGCCGCCTCCTGCGAAGCATCCATTTCTAATTAAGCCATCGAGTCCAAGCGGCCGTTAATCGTCAAACCATTACGGAGAGCACACATGCAACGAGTTACCTTTCTGGCGCTTTATGATGAGTATTGTCTTGGCGTACGCTATATGTCGTCCATTCTCAAAGAAGCGGGACATGACGTAAAAATCATCGTCCACCACGGCGTTGAATACATTTCACCGATGGAAGTGCCGCCGCCCGAAGAGCAGGAAGAAGGCGGCTATTACAGCATGTGCACCTATATCACCGGTCAGGAAATGGACCTGCTGCTCAAAGAACTGGCGGAGCAAGACCCCTCGCTGGTGGGCATCTCGTTTACCTCGATCAGTTTTGGATTGGCGCAGTTTGTCACCGCGCACATCAAAGCGGCCATGCCGCACGTTAAAGTGATCTGGGGCGGCGTCGATTCAACCGTCAACGCCAACGAGAACATACAATACACCGACATGATCTGCATGGGCGAAGGCGAATATCCCATCCGCAATCTTGTCAATGCGATGGACAACGGCGGCGACGTCGATCATATTCCCAGTATCTGGGTGAAGAAGCCGGATGGTCAAATCATCCGTAATGCGTCGCAAAAGTTAGAGCAGAATCTGGATAACTATCCGTTCCCTGACTTTGAACTCGAAGACAAGATCGTTATTCACGACAATAAGATTTACCCTTCGCCCTTTCCGCCCAAGAGCCATTTATACACCAACTTTATCGTCATGACGGCGCGCGGGTGTCCGTTTACCTGCACCTATTGTTGCAGCGGTCACGACGATGTGATTTATAAGGGCGACCGCTTCTTGCGGCGCCGTTCGCCGGAAAACGTGGTTGATGAACTACGCTATCGCGTTCGCACCTGGCCTTGGACGATCGAGCGTATCGAATTTTACGATGACGTGCTGCCGCTCAATAAACGCTGGGTCAATGAATTCGGCCCGCGCTACGCGACCGAAGTTGCGTTGCCGTTCTTTGGCTATACCCACCCCAACGTCGGCGACCCCGAACTGTTGGCGCCGTTGGGCGAGGCGGGGCTGAGTTACATCATCATGGGGATCCAATCCGGCAGTGAGCGTACGCAGCGCGAGTATTACGACCGTCGCCATCCCAAAGAACAAACCATTCAGACCATCAGAAACATTCAAGCAATCGGCGCCAAGGTGTTAGTCGATTTTATCGGTTATAACCCGCTGGAACGCGAAGAAGATAACCTCGAAACGCTGGATTTGATTCTCGATCTGCCTCAGCCGGTCGGCATTATCAAGATTAATCCGATGGCGTTTTATGATAACTACAAAATTTTCCACACCGCGCACAAGGAAAACATCATCGACCAGTTGGAGCGTCCCAAGGGCGTCCACGCATTGCAGGCTTTGCCCAACCCGTACTTCGTCTTCTGGGAAATGATTCACACGCTTGGTCACTTCGACCAGATGAATCGGCAAGACATGATGACGCTGGTGGGCGACCAACATCTTCGTAAAAGCCCGGCGCCATTAGAAAAATTTGTGGATGCGCTTTACTCCGCTACCTATCAGGACGGCAATCCGGTTGTGCGCAAAGACGAGTACATTCAACAATTGCGCTTCCGCATCCATCAACTCGAAGACAACTCGATGTATAAGGCCTTTCGCAAGATCAAGCGCTTGGTTGCGTAGGTTTTGTTTCCATACCAATAAAAAAGCCCGGAGCGATTCACGCTCCGGGCTTTTTGTTAATTAAATAAAATTTACTTATTGATTCTACTCTTTAATTGTTGTTTATGATCCATTGACGGAATGCGGCGATATCAGCGTGGATTTGCGTAATCAATTGTTGAGGGCCGTCAAACTTTTGCTCGGCCCGAATATTCATCAACACATCGACAATCAGATATTCATTATACAAATCATCGTTAAAATCTAGCAAATGGATTTCAACCGTGCGTTGCGGGGTGTCTTTGAAGGTCGGTACCACTCCAATATTCATCACGCCCCATACCGGCTCTGCGTCAAACTGATTTCTCATTACGCGGACGCCGTACACGCCGTTAGGCGGCAGCAGTTGGTTGCTGTAATCAATATTCGCCGTTGGGAAGCCAATCGAGCGTCCTCGAAGATCGCCCTGAACCACGCTGCCCGCAATCTGCACTGTGTGGCCCAATAAATCCGCCGAATGGTCGAGGTCGCCGTTTTTGACTGACTGGCGGATACGGCTGCTGCTGATGGGTTCGTTGTTGTGAGACATGGGTTCAATGATCGTAACGTGCTCAAACGCAGCTGGTGTTTTCTGTTTTAGCGCTTCCGGCGTACCTTCGCGGTTGCGTCCAAAAGTGAAATTGAACCCGATCACGATTTCTCGCGCATGAAAACAATCAATCAACGATTGTTGAATAAATTGCTCCGCGCGGGTCTGGCTGAGTTCTTTTGTAAACGGGACAGCGACCAGATAGTCGGGCGCCAGCGTTTCGATCCATCGTTTTTTGAGCGCATAGGGCGTCAGTAATGGAGTGGGCGCGTTTGGTTGCAACACATCGCTGGGATGGTTTTGAAAGGTGAAGACGACGGAGACGCCGCCGCGTTGTTTGGCGCGTTCGCAGCAGGTTTGGATAATGCGCTGATGGGCGCGATGGACGCCGTCAAAAAAACCCAGTGCGCATACCACGCCGTCGCTGGGTTGAAACGGGCAATTCGCTATCGTTGTCAGTTCAATCATGCGGGCGGCGTCAGGGGCGCAGGCGTTCCATCTCTTGGTTATATAAAGTCTGAATATGGGCGACGGCCTGGTCGGGCGCGATCAACTCTTTTTCTAATACGCTGCGTTGAACGAACTCAACTTGACCGTTTGCAAGCGACTTTTCACCGACCACGATCCGGTAGGGAAGCCCCATCAAATCGGAATCTTTGAATTTTACGCCGGGGCGTTCGTTGCGGTCGTCAACCAACACTTCGAATCCCGCTTGCGTGAGTTGTTGTTCCAAATCGTTCGCTGCTTGGGTGACGGTTTCGCTCTTGGGCGACAAGTTCAAAATATGCACATGAAACGGCGCGGTCGAAACGGGCCATACGATGCCGTTATCGTCGGCGTTTTCTTCAAGCACGGCGGCCAACGTACGGCTGACGCCAATGCCGTAGCATCCCATCACCATCGGCTTGCGGCTGCCGTCTTCATCGGTGAATTGGGCGTGCAGCGCTTCGCTGTACTTGGTTCCCAAAATAAAAACGTGCCCCACTTCGATGCCCATTGCCATGCTGAGTTTGCCCTGGCTGCATTTGGGGCAGACGTCATCCGGGTTTGCGAGGCGTAAATCCACCCAATGGTCAACTTTGTAATCGCGGTCGAGAACGACATTTTGAAGGTGGTAGTCGCCTTTGTTGGCGCCAGTGGTTCCCGCGCCGATAGAGCGTACGGAATAATCGGCGTAAATCTTAACGCCTTTGAGACCCGCTGGGCCTGCGAAGCCGACTGGCGCACCGGTGACTTTTTGAATGATTTCCGGTTCGGCGAGTTCAACTTGCTTGCCGATGGCTTTCGCGACTTTGATTTCGTTTACGGTGTGGTCGCCGCGTAGCAAGACGACGAACGGCCCGTCTTCCGACGTGAAGATCATGGTCTTAATCATCTTGTCGGGCGTGGTTTTCAAAAATGCGGAGACGTCTTCAATGGTGCGTTGCTCCGGCGTATGGACTTCTTCCATCGCGGGGGCGCCGTCGTCAGAAACGGCGTCCGGCGTTGCGCATTCCGTCAGTTCGCGGTTGGCGCGATAGTCGCAGTCGCTGCAACTGACAATTTCTGATTCGCCGATATCCGCCGGAACCATAAACTCATGCGAATGCGAACCGCCCATCACGCCGGTGTCGGCTTCGACGGGGACAGCGGTTAATCCACAACGATGGAAAATATTCGCATAGGCGTCGTACATCGCCTTGTAGGATTTCTCTGCGCCCGCATCGTCGCAATCAAACGAGTAGGCGTCTTTCATAATGAACTCACGCGCGCGGACAATGCCGAATCGCGGGCGAATCTCATCGCGGAATTTGGTCTGTATCTGATAGAGGTTTTTCGGCAAGTCGCGATAGGATTGAATCTCATTCGCTGCCAGATTGGTGACGACCTCTTCGTGAGTTGGCCCTAGCACGAACTCGCGTTCGTTGCGGTCGCGCAGGCGCATCATTTCCGGCCCCATCAACTCAAAACGGCCCGAGTCTTTCCAGAGCGTATCGGGTTGCATACTGGGCATCAGCACTTCGATGGCGCCGGCGGCGTCCATCTCTTCACGAACAATTTGTTCGATCTTGCGTAAGGCGCGCCACCCCATCGGCAGGTAAATATAAAGGCCCGCCGCCAATTGGCGGACGAGGCCGGCGCGTAACATTAGAATATGGCTTTTGGCTTCTGCTTCTTTAGGCGCTTCGCGCAGAGTCGGGAAGAATCCAGATGATTGTTTCATGAGAGTCCTAGAAGTCCTGCAATCCAACTAAAAAAGTTGATGCGGCTCAGATCATTAAAGACCAAGAATAATAGCAGCGGCATGACCAGGATGAACCCGATCTTGCCGAAGTTTTCCATTTGACGAAGCGTGATCGGTTTGCGGCGCACGACTTCGTAGAGATAAAACATAATGTGTCCGCCGTCGAAGGGCGGCATGGGGAACAGGTTTAAGATGCCGAGGTTCGCCGACAACATGGCGATGAAGCCCAAAAACTTTTCCAGCCCCCAGCGGCCGGATTCGCCCGACATCTGGAAGATCGCAATCGGCCCGCCCATCAGTTTGGGCGAGACGCCGCCAGTGAACAGTTTGCCGATGAAGTCGAGAATCATAGTCGAGACGCCGACGGTGCGGTTCCAACCTTCGCTTACGGCGCCGACCACGCCCAGGCGGCGGCGGTCGTGTTTGAGGTCAACGCCGATTTGGGCGATGTTATATTCTTTGCCCGTCTTGATGCTGGACGGCGTCAGGATCGGCGTCTTGCGCACGGTCGGGGTGATTGCTTCGGTCCGCATAGTTTCGTCTGCGGTCAGCCAGGTGATGTCGAGCGGCTTGGCGGTGACGGTCCCATCTTCTTCGGTTTGCAGCGAATTTTGAATAGTGAGCAGAACGTCCGTCCAGTCGTCGATGGCTTCGCCGTTGATCTCAACAATGCGGGCGCCTGAATCCAAGCCCGACTTGGCGGCGGGGCTGCCTTCTTGGGCGGTTCCGATCACCGGCGGCAGTTTCGGCGCAACGCCGATCAGTCCCGTCGAGGGCGTGAGGTAATCTTCGAGTGAGATTTCACCCTGAAAAACCGCGCCGATTCGGGCTACAGGCTCAAATGGAAGCGCGTCTTCTGCGGGAAGCAATACATCGGGCGTCACTTCGATTTGATGTTCTTCGCCCTGCGAATCAATGGCTTTCAGGGCGATGGGGTTAGAAACATATTCGCCCGATTCGGTTTTTTCTAATCGCTGGCTTAGGTAATCCGTCCATTGATCGAGGGCGCCAAAGGTTTGCCCGTCAACTTCAGTGACGACCCAGCCGGATTTCAAGCCCGATTTTTCAGCGGGCGTGTTAGGCAGAATGCGGGTGACCAGAATGCCTTGTTCAAATTCGGGGGCTTCTACGTCTTGCAGCGCGTCCCAGAATCCCGGCGGGATATCTTTTGCTTTGGTCATCTGCTGACCGTCGCGTTCAATTTTGACGGACAGCCGGGTGGAGTCAGAATTGCGTTGATAGGCGCTGACTTCGTCCCATGAAGT encodes:
- a CDS encoding radical SAM protein, encoding MQRVTFLALYDEYCLGVRYMSSILKEAGHDVKIIVHHGVEYISPMEVPPPEEQEEGGYYSMCTYITGQEMDLLLKELAEQDPSLVGISFTSISFGLAQFVTAHIKAAMPHVKVIWGGVDSTVNANENIQYTDMICMGEGEYPIRNLVNAMDNGGDVDHIPSIWVKKPDGQIIRNASQKLEQNLDNYPFPDFELEDKIVIHDNKIYPSPFPPKSHLYTNFIVMTARGCPFTCTYCCSGHDDVIYKGDRFLRRRSPENVVDELRYRVRTWPWTIERIEFYDDVLPLNKRWVNEFGPRYATEVALPFFGYTHPNVGDPELLAPLGEAGLSYIIMGIQSGSERTQREYYDRRHPKEQTIQTIRNIQAIGAKVLVDFIGYNPLEREEDNLETLDLILDLPQPVGIIKINPMAFYDNYKIFHTAHKENIIDQLERPKGVHALQALPNPYFVFWEMIHTLGHFDQMNRQDMMTLVGDQHLRKSPAPLEKFVDALYSATYQDGNPVVRKDEYIQQLRFRIHQLEDNSMYKAFRKIKRLVA
- a CDS encoding proline--tRNA ligase gives rise to the protein MKQSSGFFPTLREAPKEAEAKSHILMLRAGLVRQLAAGLYIYLPMGWRALRKIEQIVREEMDAAGAIEVLMPSMQPDTLWKDSGRFELMGPEMMRLRDRNEREFVLGPTHEEVVTNLAANEIQSYRDLPKNLYQIQTKFRDEIRPRFGIVRAREFIMKDAYSFDCDDAGAEKSYKAMYDAYANIFHRCGLTAVPVEADTGVMGGSHSHEFMVPADIGESEIVSCSDCDYRANRELTECATPDAVSDDGAPAMEEVHTPEQRTIEDVSAFLKTTPDKMIKTMIFTSEDGPFVVLLRGDHTVNEIKVAKAIGKQVELAEPEIIQKVTGAPVGFAGPAGLKGVKIYADYSVRSIGAGTTGANKGDYHLQNVVLDRDYKVDHWVDLRLANPDDVCPKCSQGKLSMAMGIEVGHVFILGTKYSEALHAQFTDEDGSRKPMVMGCYGIGVSRTLAAVLEENADDNGIVWPVSTAPFHVHILNLSPKSETVTQAANDLEQQLTQAGFEVLVDDRNERPGVKFKDSDLMGLPYRIVVGEKSLANGQVEFVQRSVLEKELIAPDQAVAHIQTLYNQEMERLRP
- the ribF gene encoding riboflavin biosynthesis protein RibF produces the protein MIELTTIANCPFQPSDGVVCALGFFDGVHRAHQRIIQTCCERAKQRGGVSVVFTFQNHPSDVLQPNAPTPLLTPYALKKRWIETLAPDYLVAVPFTKELSQTRAEQFIQQSLIDCFHAREIVIGFNFTFGRNREGTPEALKQKTPAAFEHVTIIEPMSHNNEPISSSRIRQSVKNGDLDHSADLLGHTVQIAGSVVQGDLRGRSIGFPTANIDYSNQLLPPNGVYGVRVMRNQFDAEPVWGVMNIGVVPTFKDTPQRTVEIHLLDFNDDLYNEYLIVDVLMNIRAEQKFDGPQQLITQIHADIAAFRQWIINNN
- the rseP gene encoding RIP metalloprotease RseP, encoding MTSLEPFFGGLISFGYFLVVLGLAVIIHEWGHFIVAKLCGAKVERFAVGFGKSLFTYTWHGTEYALCALPLGGYVKITGMDPEDELTGADWEYLQLSPWKRMAIVVAGPLMNFVLAFILYVFILGWFGEAYTATTTVGHVPKGSWGWELGLRDGDNILAVNERPVTSWDEVSAYQRNSDSTRLSVKIERDGQQMTKAKDIPPGFWDALQDVEAPEFEQGILVTRILPNTPAEKSGLKSGWVVTEVDGQTFGALDQWTDYLSQRLEKTESGEYVSNPIALKAIDSQGEEHQIEVTPDVLLPAEDALPFEPVARIGAVFQGEISLEDYLTPSTGLIGVAPKLPPVIGTAQEGSPAAKSGLDSGARIVEINGEAIDDWTDVLLTIQNSLQTEEDGTVTAKPLDITWLTADETMRTEAITPTVRKTPILTPSSIKTGKEYNIAQIGVDLKHDRRRLGVVGAVSEGWNRTVGVSTMILDFIGKLFTGGVSPKLMGGPIAIFQMSGESGRWGLEKFLGFIAMLSANLGILNLFPMPPFDGGHIMFYLYEVVRRKPITLRQMENFGKIGFILVMPLLLFLVFNDLSRINFFSWIAGLLGLS